In a single window of the Olivibacter sp. SDN3 genome:
- the glgB gene encoding 1,4-alpha-glucan branching protein GlgB, with amino-acid sequence MHSPVEVYSLFTEFDITLFQAGKHYKLYEKFGSHSLTKNGKEGTYFAVWAPNAKAVYVIGDFNGWNPHAHLLNIRWDGSGIWEGFIEGVTIGQHYKYLIRSTNGENLEKGDPFALCWEEPPKTATTVATTWYEWQDEEWIAKRHLHNALDKPISVYELHLGSWIRDPDKPETILSYGQVADKLIPYIKETGFTHVEFMPLMEHPYYPSWGYQVTGYYAASSRYGSMQELMYLIEQLHLHDIGVILDWVPSHFPGDAHGLYKFDGTHLYEHADPRKGYHPDWSSYIFNYGRNEVRSFLISNALFWLDRYHIDGLRVDAVASMLYLDYSRKEGEWIPNEYGGRENLEAVSFLKELNEAVYSHYPDVQTIAEESTAWPGVSRPTFAGGLGFGMKWMMGWMHDTLNYFKNDPIHRKYNHGQITFSTVYAFHENFMLPLSHDEVVHGKGALIGKMPGDEWQRFANLRTLYLYMFTHPGTKLLFMGGEFGQTSEWDYNQSLDWHLLNYRPHLGMFRFVTALNELYKSQPALYEKSFSPEGFEWVELGDQDNSVLIYYRKGHDKENDLVIVLNLTPIVRYYYRVGLPHKGEYEVLLNSDDEVYYGSGVKQESIVAEAYHWMNKAYSGKLTLPPLSGLVLKVKIK; translated from the coding sequence ATGCACAGCCCCGTAGAGGTGTATTCCTTGTTTACCGAATTTGATATTACGCTTTTTCAAGCAGGTAAACATTATAAGCTTTATGAAAAATTTGGATCACATAGCTTAACGAAAAATGGTAAAGAAGGAACTTATTTTGCAGTATGGGCTCCTAATGCAAAGGCGGTTTATGTCATTGGCGACTTTAATGGGTGGAATCCGCATGCTCATCTGCTGAATATTCGTTGGGATGGTTCAGGGATATGGGAAGGATTTATAGAAGGCGTTACAATAGGGCAGCATTATAAATATTTGATTCGTAGCACAAACGGTGAGAACTTAGAAAAGGGAGATCCTTTTGCGCTTTGTTGGGAAGAGCCACCCAAAACTGCTACTACCGTTGCTACCACATGGTACGAGTGGCAGGATGAAGAGTGGATAGCCAAAAGACACCTACACAATGCTTTGGATAAACCTATTTCCGTATATGAGCTTCACTTGGGATCTTGGATAAGAGATCCTGACAAACCGGAAACAATATTGAGTTATGGGCAGGTAGCCGATAAACTTATTCCTTATATCAAAGAAACAGGCTTTACACACGTAGAGTTTATGCCCCTTATGGAGCACCCTTATTACCCTTCTTGGGGATATCAGGTTACTGGATACTATGCAGCTAGCTCACGATATGGATCCATGCAGGAATTAATGTACCTTATTGAGCAGCTACATTTGCACGACATTGGTGTGATATTGGATTGGGTGCCGTCTCATTTTCCAGGTGATGCCCATGGATTGTATAAGTTCGATGGAACGCATTTATATGAACATGCCGATCCAAGAAAAGGGTATCATCCAGATTGGAGTTCTTATATCTTTAACTATGGTCGGAATGAAGTACGGTCTTTCTTAATAAGTAATGCACTGTTTTGGTTAGACAGGTATCATATCGATGGATTGAGAGTAGACGCTGTGGCATCTATGCTTTATCTCGATTATTCCAGAAAAGAGGGAGAATGGATACCCAATGAGTATGGAGGTAGAGAAAATTTGGAGGCAGTGAGTTTTCTAAAAGAATTAAATGAGGCCGTTTATAGCCATTATCCAGACGTGCAGACGATCGCAGAAGAGTCTACGGCATGGCCCGGTGTAAGCCGGCCCACTTTTGCAGGAGGTCTCGGTTTCGGAATGAAGTGGATGATGGGCTGGATGCATGATACCTTGAATTATTTTAAGAACGATCCTATTCATCGTAAATATAATCACGGGCAGATTACCTTTAGTACTGTTTATGCTTTCCATGAAAATTTTATGTTGCCCCTATCTCATGATGAAGTGGTACACGGTAAAGGTGCTCTTATCGGCAAAATGCCCGGCGATGAATGGCAGCGTTTTGCCAATTTACGTACTCTTTACCTTTACATGTTTACTCATCCAGGTACTAAATTATTATTTATGGGGGGAGAATTTGGACAAACATCTGAATGGGATTATAATCAGTCATTAGATTGGCACCTGTTAAATTATAGACCTCACTTGGGTATGTTCAGGTTTGTAACAGCCTTAAACGAATTGTATAAAAGTCAGCCAGCTTTGTATGAAAAGAGCTTTTCTCCTGAAGGTTTTGAATGGGTTGAGCTCGGAGACCAGGATAACTCTGTTTTAATATATTATAGAAAAGGGCACGACAAGGAAAATGATTTAGTGATAGTATTGAACTTAACTCCAATAGTTAGGTACTACTACCGGGTAGGCCTACCGCATAAGGGAGAATATGAGGTGCTGCTTAATTCGGATGATGAGGTATATTATGGTAGTGGAGTAAAACAGGAAAGTATAGTTGCTGAGGCATACCACTGGATGAACAAAGCATATTCAGGAAAGTTAACATTGCCTCCATTAAGTGGTCTGGTTCTCAAGGTGAAAATTAAATAG
- a CDS encoding glycoside hydrolase family 31 protein: protein MAETTNPKPTAPIEETTLESGIQHVNNPVLDLPQIVKKYLQKVTGYTQKDNSYYFTDGSATVEVKVVSDEIIRIRLAPHGQFLDDFSYAVPNPDQHVTVYAFQEDENSYSVSTNTVTCVINKQNFHISFQDRDGKVVNQDQSPMHWEENPDFGGYYVYCTKLAESDEAFYGLGDKPTHLNLRGRRLINWNSDTYSFAFNQDPLYRSIPFYIGLNKGNAYGIFFDNTFKTYFDFAGEVYDQTSFWSEGGELQYYYIHGPHMMDVVKRYHSITGTHYLPPLWALGFHQCRWSYYPESKVYEIAEGFRSRNIPCDAIYLDIDYMDGYRCFTWNKHYFPNPKKMIKTLADDGFKTVVIIDPGIKVDDNYWVFKEGKEHRYFCRRGDDYFMEGHVWPGRCQFPDFTNPETREWWGSLFKGLIEVGVAGVWNDMNEPAVFGRGTFPDDVRHNYEGYRGSHRKAHNVYGMQMVRATYDGLKRLNHGKRPFTITRAAYAGTQRYSSVWTGDNVATWEHLRLGVLQLQRLSVSGMPFCGTDIGGFSGEPDGELFTRWIQFGVFSPFMRAHSAGDTREREPWSFGEELEKINRKFIELRYKLLPYIYSVFWEHSKYGFPILRPITMQEQGALGNIAREEEFSFGDKILVSPVVNPGQSSKTVYLPQGEWFHYWSNKLFIGGKEYEIETPLDEMPIFIKGGAVIPEFPVMQFVDINNVDALKLSVYYTDKEINSFVYEDHGDTFAYEQEIYLEKKFVVKGNKSSLLVNQSKEGLFTERYETYKFHFVGLPFKVKKVMVDDKPTPISLINNVLNVQVSKDFKHLVIS from the coding sequence ATGGCAGAAACAACTAACCCCAAACCCACAGCACCTATAGAAGAGACAACTTTAGAATCTGGTATTCAACATGTTAATAATCCGGTGCTTGATCTACCCCAGATAGTTAAGAAGTACCTTCAAAAGGTTACTGGATACACGCAGAAAGATAATAGTTATTATTTTACTGATGGATCTGCTACTGTTGAGGTAAAAGTGGTAAGTGACGAAATTATCCGTATACGATTGGCTCCCCATGGGCAGTTTTTAGACGATTTCTCCTATGCCGTTCCGAACCCGGATCAGCATGTTACGGTATATGCTTTTCAAGAAGATGAAAACTCATATAGCGTTAGTACCAATACCGTCACATGTGTTATAAACAAACAAAATTTTCATATCTCATTTCAAGACCGAGATGGAAAAGTGGTTAATCAAGACCAGTCGCCAATGCATTGGGAAGAAAATCCTGATTTTGGTGGCTATTACGTCTATTGCACTAAGTTAGCAGAAAGTGATGAAGCCTTTTATGGATTGGGAGATAAACCTACACATCTGAATTTAAGAGGAAGACGTTTGATAAACTGGAACTCTGATACCTACTCGTTTGCCTTCAATCAAGACCCATTGTATCGCAGTATACCATTTTATATAGGTTTGAATAAAGGAAATGCCTATGGGATTTTCTTTGATAATACGTTTAAAACCTATTTTGATTTTGCAGGAGAAGTATATGACCAAACCAGCTTTTGGTCGGAGGGTGGAGAGTTACAGTACTATTATATTCACGGGCCGCATATGATGGATGTGGTAAAACGCTATCATAGTATTACAGGTACACATTACCTGCCGCCTTTATGGGCGCTCGGGTTTCATCAATGCCGATGGAGTTATTATCCAGAAAGCAAGGTGTATGAAATAGCTGAAGGGTTTAGGTCGCGTAATATACCCTGTGACGCAATCTATCTTGACATCGATTATATGGATGGGTACCGCTGTTTTACATGGAACAAGCATTATTTCCCCAATCCTAAGAAAATGATTAAAACGTTGGCTGATGACGGCTTCAAAACAGTGGTTATCATAGATCCAGGAATCAAGGTCGATGATAATTACTGGGTATTCAAGGAAGGAAAAGAACATCGTTATTTCTGTAGAAGGGGAGATGATTACTTTATGGAAGGGCACGTATGGCCCGGAAGGTGCCAGTTTCCTGATTTTACAAACCCGGAAACCCGTGAATGGTGGGGCTCGTTATTTAAAGGATTGATAGAAGTTGGTGTCGCTGGAGTTTGGAATGATATGAACGAACCGGCAGTTTTTGGAAGAGGAACTTTCCCAGATGACGTGAGACATAACTATGAAGGGTATAGAGGATCTCATCGTAAAGCGCATAATGTTTATGGCATGCAAATGGTTCGTGCAACCTATGACGGGTTAAAAAGACTGAACCATGGCAAAAGGCCCTTTACCATTACACGTGCAGCCTATGCCGGCACCCAACGTTATTCTTCTGTTTGGACAGGAGATAATGTGGCCACTTGGGAACACCTACGTTTGGGAGTTTTACAGTTGCAAAGATTATCGGTTTCCGGGATGCCTTTTTGCGGAACAGATATCGGAGGATTTAGTGGAGAGCCAGATGGTGAACTGTTTACGAGATGGATACAATTTGGTGTTTTTTCTCCTTTTATGCGTGCCCATTCTGCTGGCGATACAAGGGAGCGAGAACCTTGGAGTTTTGGAGAAGAACTAGAAAAAATTAATAGAAAATTTATTGAACTTCGCTACAAGTTATTGCCTTATATCTATTCTGTGTTTTGGGAACATTCGAAATATGGATTCCCGATTTTAAGACCTATTACCATGCAAGAGCAGGGTGCTCTAGGAAATATAGCGCGTGAAGAGGAATTTTCTTTTGGCGATAAGATCTTGGTTTCGCCTGTAGTTAATCCCGGCCAGTCTTCCAAAACAGTTTATCTGCCGCAAGGAGAGTGGTTTCATTATTGGTCTAACAAGCTGTTTATAGGAGGTAAGGAATATGAAATTGAGACACCTCTGGATGAAATGCCTATATTCATAAAGGGAGGAGCTGTTATTCCAGAATTTCCAGTGATGCAGTTTGTAGACATCAATAATGTTGACGCATTAAAGTTGTCCGTTTATTATACTGATAAAGAAATTAATTCATTTGTTTACGAGGATCATGGTGACACATTTGCCTATGAACAGGAAATCTATCTTGAAAAAAAGTTTGTTGTAAAAGGTAACAAAAGCAGCCTGTTGGTAAACCAAAGTAAAGAAGGATTGTTTACAGAAAGGTACGAGACTTATAAATTTCATTTTGTTGGTCTGCCTTTTAAAGTAAAAAAAGTTATGGTAGATGATAAACCGACACCTATAAGCTTGATTAATAATGTGCTTAATGTACAAGTTAGTAAAGATTTTAAGCATCTTGTTATTTCCTAA
- the hisG gene encoding ATP phosphoribosyltransferase, translating to MTPLKIAIQKSGRLNEKSVALLKNCGLNFENYKSSLISTVSNFPLEILFLRDDDIPEYVQDGIADLGIVGENVINETEVNVQYLQRLGFGKCTLKIAIPNESNLQEIHDLEGKAIATSYPVILKKYLQQNKIDATIRTISGSVEISPGLGLSDAICDIVSTGGTLKSNGLKPFAEVLSSEAILIGKDGVDRDGVVKELMQRIQSVLTAKETKYVVLNVDRSNLDTILQLLPGVKSPTIVPLAEENWVAVHTVIQERDFWEKINRLKAEGAQGIVVMPVEKIIM from the coding sequence ATGACACCTTTAAAAATTGCCATCCAAAAATCAGGCAGATTAAACGAAAAATCTGTTGCACTACTAAAAAACTGTGGTTTAAATTTTGAAAACTATAAAAGCTCCCTTATTTCCACTGTTTCAAACTTTCCATTGGAAATTCTTTTTTTGAGGGATGATGATATACCGGAATATGTACAAGACGGCATAGCAGATCTCGGTATCGTTGGAGAGAATGTCATCAATGAAACAGAAGTTAATGTACAATATTTACAACGTTTAGGTTTCGGGAAGTGTACCTTAAAAATTGCTATACCAAACGAAAGCAATCTTCAAGAAATACATGACCTTGAAGGAAAAGCCATTGCGACTTCATATCCGGTAATCCTTAAGAAATATCTTCAGCAAAATAAGATCGATGCGACCATACGTACTATATCAGGATCGGTTGAGATATCTCCCGGCTTGGGCTTAAGCGATGCAATCTGTGATATTGTCTCAACTGGCGGGACATTAAAAAGCAACGGTTTAAAACCCTTTGCCGAAGTATTATCTTCAGAAGCTATTCTAATTGGAAAAGACGGTGTAGATCGGGATGGCGTTGTCAAGGAATTAATGCAGCGTATACAGTCGGTTCTTACTGCCAAAGAAACTAAATACGTAGTTTTAAACGTAGATCGCAGCAACTTAGACACCATTCTACAGTTATTGCCAGGTGTTAAGAGTCCTACAATTGTACCTTTGGCAGAAGAAAACTGGGTAGCAGTGCACACGGTAATACAGGAGCGTGATTTTTGGGAAAAAATAAATAGATTGAAAGCGGAGGGTGCCCAGGGTATTGTTGTTATGCCAGTGGAAAAAATTATCATGTAG
- the hisD gene encoding histidinol dehydrogenase — protein MLKTYVYNDLSQEKRAELTSRNTDPANAIQQSVEEILEKVRQEGDHALINYALKFDKVNLHKLYLEADEIKDLASTIDRTAQRALEIAFNNIFKFHQSQLSKEKKIETMPGVTCWREPRPIERVGLYVPGGTAVLPSTFLMLGIPARIAGCKEIIVCSPPQADGKINGYIAYCAQLLKIDRIFLVGGAQAIAAMAYGTHSISKVDKIFGPGNQFVTKAKTIVQANASVAIDMPAGPSEVLVIADESSNPAFVAADLLAQAEHGKDSQAILVTDSQQLIDQVNVSLREQISVLPRAPLAEVAINNSYAMLCDDLTKCIDYSNHYAPEHLIIAVDNWSSLISKIISAGSVFLGHLTPESAGDYASGTNHTLPTGSFARSYSGVSVDSFIKKITFQYITAEGINNIGSTVETLADLEGLQAHKNAVTIRNTQSNKH, from the coding sequence ATGTTAAAGACATATGTATATAATGATCTCTCGCAGGAAAAGCGCGCAGAGTTAACATCCCGAAATACAGATCCAGCTAATGCCATTCAACAATCAGTTGAAGAGATTTTGGAAAAAGTCAGACAGGAGGGTGATCACGCCCTTATTAACTATGCCCTAAAGTTCGATAAGGTAAATCTCCATAAACTTTATCTGGAAGCTGATGAAATAAAAGACCTAGCTTCAACCATTGATAGAACAGCACAGCGGGCATTGGAAATTGCGTTTAATAACATTTTTAAATTTCATCAAAGCCAGTTATCAAAAGAAAAAAAAATCGAAACGATGCCCGGCGTAACGTGTTGGCGGGAACCACGTCCCATAGAACGCGTTGGTTTATATGTCCCTGGCGGAACGGCGGTACTCCCCAGCACGTTTCTAATGTTAGGCATTCCGGCAAGAATAGCCGGCTGCAAAGAAATTATTGTCTGTTCTCCTCCCCAGGCAGATGGAAAAATTAATGGGTATATTGCATACTGTGCGCAATTGCTAAAAATAGATCGTATTTTCTTAGTCGGCGGAGCACAAGCAATTGCAGCAATGGCATATGGCACGCATAGTATTAGCAAAGTTGATAAAATATTCGGACCTGGAAACCAATTTGTAACCAAGGCAAAAACAATTGTACAAGCCAATGCTTCCGTAGCTATTGATATGCCAGCAGGACCATCTGAGGTGCTAGTTATAGCTGACGAGAGTAGTAATCCAGCATTTGTTGCTGCCGATTTGCTGGCACAGGCAGAACATGGAAAAGATAGTCAAGCCATACTCGTAACTGATAGCCAGCAATTAATAGATCAGGTAAACGTATCTTTAAGGGAACAGATTAGCGTACTACCACGGGCCCCATTAGCAGAAGTAGCAATTAATAATTCCTATGCTATGCTTTGCGATGACTTAACAAAATGCATAGACTATAGTAATCACTATGCTCCCGAACATCTCATTATCGCGGTAGACAATTGGTCGTCGCTTATTAGTAAAATAATTAGCGCGGGGTCAGTCTTTTTAGGACACCTAACTCCCGAAAGCGCTGGCGACTACGCGTCAGGCACTAATCACACCTTACCTACCGGTAGTTTTGCCAGATCATACTCCGGTGTATCAGTAGACTCTTTTATAAAAAAGATCACTTTTCAATATATAACAGCAGAAGGAATAAACAATATCGGAAGTACTGTGGAAACATTGGCAGACTTGGAGGGCTTACAAGCTCATAAAAATGCTGTTACCATTAGGAACACGCAAAGTAACAAACATTGA
- the hisC gene encoding histidinol-phosphate transaminase translates to MNIDIDTLVRENIKRLTPYSSARDEFKGKASVLLDANENAYGSPLSSNYNRYPDPLQLQLKERISTIKGVPPRNIFLGNGSDEAIDLLFRAFCIPAIDNIIIVPPTYGMYEVSANINDVAIKKVALTEDFQLDLAGIAEAIDANTKLIFICSPNNPTGNSIHREDIETVLNNFNGLVVIDEAYINYARQKSFIQELIEYNNLVVLQTLSKAWGLAGLRIGMAFASEKIITIFNRIKPPYNINEASQQLALKALTDVEKINSWIKETVTQRNTLSKKLLEFTFVQHVYPSDANFLLIKTTDPQKIYKFLVTQGIIIRDRSSVTLCTGCLRITIGTPEENQRLLDTLTNYK, encoded by the coding sequence ATGAATATAGATATTGACACCCTCGTTAGGGAAAATATTAAACGACTAACCCCTTATTCTTCCGCACGCGACGAATTTAAAGGGAAAGCATCCGTACTGCTAGATGCCAATGAAAACGCATACGGTTCGCCGCTATCCAGTAATTACAACAGGTATCCCGACCCATTACAATTGCAACTAAAAGAAAGGATAAGTACAATTAAAGGTGTTCCTCCAAGAAACATCTTTTTAGGAAATGGAAGTGATGAAGCAATAGACCTATTGTTTAGGGCCTTCTGTATACCTGCAATAGACAATATTATTATTGTGCCACCAACTTATGGCATGTATGAAGTTTCTGCTAACATTAATGATGTCGCGATAAAAAAAGTGGCACTTACAGAAGATTTTCAATTAGACTTGGCTGGAATCGCCGAGGCGATTGATGCAAATACAAAATTGATTTTTATATGCTCGCCCAATAACCCCACAGGCAATTCTATTCATAGAGAAGATATAGAAACCGTACTTAATAATTTCAATGGACTAGTAGTTATTGATGAAGCCTATATCAATTATGCCCGCCAGAAGTCATTTATCCAAGAGCTTATAGAATACAACAACTTGGTTGTATTGCAAACTCTTTCCAAAGCATGGGGTTTGGCAGGTTTACGTATCGGAATGGCCTTCGCTTCGGAAAAGATTATAACAATCTTTAATAGGATAAAGCCACCGTACAATATTAATGAAGCATCTCAACAATTAGCATTGAAAGCGTTAACAGATGTTGAAAAAATCAATAGCTGGATAAAAGAAACCGTTACACAACGTAACACCTTAAGTAAAAAACTTTTAGAATTTACATTTGTACAACATGTTTACCCATCAGATGCTAATTTTTTACTTATTAAAACGACTGATCCACAGAAAATTTACAAATTTTTAGTCACGCAGGGAATCATTATCAGAGACCGGTCGTCTGTAACATTGTGTACGGGTTGTCTGCGTATCACTATTGGTACGCCTGAGGAAAATCAACGTTTACTAGACACCCTCACAAATTACAAATAA
- the hisB gene encoding bifunctional histidinol-phosphatase/imidazoleglycerol-phosphate dehydratase HisB: protein MSTGNIKKRLLFIDRDGTLILEPEDEQIDAFEKLKFFPGALQYLPRIAKELDFELVLVSNQDGLGTSSHPEENFWPVHRFIMETFAGEGVHFIREHIDRTFPHENADTRKPGIGMLKEYFDEEKYDLKHSFVIGDRVNDVRLAQNLGAKAIWLHTNDLLGAAENVRIDQEVIALKTTDFRKIYEFLKAGNRSAEHRRITNETDIYIRINLDGKGEADIKTGLSFFDHMLDQLARHGSMDLTIHTKGDLHIDEHHTIEDTALALGETFLKVLSDKRGIERYGFCLPMDDCLAQVALDFGGRNWLVWDADFKREKIGEMPTEMFIHFFKSFSDAAKCNLNIKAEGQNEHHKIEAIFKAFAKAVKMAVKRDTDRMQLPSTKGVL, encoded by the coding sequence ATGTCTACAGGTAACATAAAAAAACGTTTGTTGTTCATCGACCGTGATGGAACATTGATTCTTGAACCGGAAGACGAGCAGATAGATGCTTTTGAAAAGCTTAAATTTTTTCCTGGCGCTTTACAATATTTACCCCGAATAGCAAAGGAACTGGACTTTGAACTGGTTTTAGTAAGTAATCAGGACGGTTTGGGTACTTCATCTCATCCTGAAGAGAATTTTTGGCCAGTCCATCGTTTTATTATGGAAACATTTGCTGGCGAAGGTGTACATTTTATCCGGGAACACATTGATAGAACCTTTCCACATGAAAATGCTGACACCCGCAAACCGGGAATTGGGATGCTAAAAGAGTATTTCGATGAAGAGAAATACGACCTCAAACATTCTTTCGTTATTGGAGACCGTGTAAACGACGTACGTTTAGCTCAAAATCTCGGAGCAAAAGCCATTTGGCTACACACCAATGACCTCTTGGGCGCAGCAGAAAACGTTCGTATTGACCAAGAGGTCATTGCGTTAAAAACTACTGATTTCAGAAAAATATATGAGTTCTTAAAGGCAGGGAACCGTTCAGCTGAACATAGAAGAATAACAAATGAAACGGACATTTACATTCGTATCAATTTAGACGGAAAGGGGGAAGCCGATATAAAGACTGGCCTATCATTTTTTGATCACATGTTAGACCAATTGGCAAGACACGGGAGTATGGACTTAACCATACACACAAAAGGCGATTTGCATATTGACGAGCATCATACCATTGAGGATACGGCCTTAGCTTTAGGCGAAACCTTTTTAAAAGTGCTGAGCGATAAACGAGGAATTGAACGTTATGGATTTTGCTTACCAATGGACGATTGCCTAGCACAAGTAGCCCTCGATTTTGGAGGTAGAAATTGGCTTGTTTGGGATGCGGATTTCAAAAGAGAAAAAATTGGCGAAATGCCTACGGAAATGTTTATTCATTTTTTTAAATCTTTCTCCGACGCCGCAAAATGCAATTTAAACATTAAGGCAGAAGGACAGAATGAACATCACAAAATAGAAGCTATATTTAAGGCTTTTGCAAAAGCTGTAAAAATGGCTGTTAAACGCGACACGGACCGTATGCAGCTACCTAGTACCAAAGGGGTGTTGTAA
- the hisH gene encoding imidazole glycerol phosphate synthase subunit HisH, which produces MIGIINYGAGNIFSLTAALDRLNLKHGMVNVEDNMDVYSHIIIPGVGHAGAAMKKLQESGLVETIKTLKQPVLGICVGMQLLTGFSEEGNTDLLDIMDISTLHFANRVSLKVPHMGWNRVHTNRSSPLFQDIDHGAYFYFVHSYFIEYNPTFTLAYTNYGIKYSSAIQHRNFYGVQFHPEKSGQAGEQLLRNFSTI; this is translated from the coding sequence ATGATTGGGATTATAAACTACGGAGCAGGTAATATTTTTTCGTTAACGGCAGCCTTAGACCGTTTAAATCTAAAACATGGTATGGTTAATGTAGAAGATAACATGGATGTATATAGCCACATTATTATACCTGGTGTGGGCCATGCGGGTGCCGCTATGAAAAAACTGCAGGAGAGCGGTTTAGTAGAAACAATTAAAACCTTAAAACAACCGGTGCTTGGTATATGTGTGGGCATGCAGCTCCTAACAGGTTTTTCAGAAGAGGGAAACACAGATTTGTTAGACATTATGGATATCAGCACCTTACATTTTGCCAATAGGGTCTCTCTAAAAGTTCCACATATGGGTTGGAACAGGGTTCATACGAACCGTAGCAGCCCTTTGTTTCAAGACATTGATCATGGAGCGTATTTTTATTTTGTTCACTCTTATTTTATTGAATATAATCCTACTTTTACACTCGCTTATACGAATTACGGTATAAAATACTCTTCTGCCATACAGCACAGGAATTTTTATGGTGTACAATTTCACCCTGAGAAATCAGGGCAAGCTGGCGAGCAATTGTTAAGAAATTTTTCTACGATATAG
- a CDS encoding HisA/HisF-related TIM barrel protein yields the protein MYIIPAIDILDKKVVRLREGKYDDVTTYDINLEEMIEKYQSNGTEFVHIIDLNGAKGDFSNQQYLFDIIRKTDMKVQYGGGVRSIDKVKELIDAGLHRIIVGTQAITNPAFLDELSSLYCNGIKCSDHIVVAIDVLDEVIKYSGWMESSPVKLIDYIGRCLGLGFFRFLCTDINKDGKLGGAGIDLYKKLLEHSPIIKLIASGGISSMEDIKALDELRIEACVVGKAIYENRISIDEIKEWNLRSLINF from the coding sequence ATGTATATTATTCCAGCAATAGATATTCTCGATAAAAAAGTGGTTCGTTTGCGCGAGGGCAAATATGACGATGTTACCACTTATGATATCAATTTAGAAGAGATGATAGAAAAATACCAGTCAAATGGTACCGAATTTGTACATATCATTGATCTAAATGGAGCGAAAGGTGATTTCAGTAATCAACAGTATTTGTTTGACATCATTCGTAAAACAGATATGAAAGTGCAGTATGGCGGTGGAGTGCGGAGTATTGATAAAGTAAAAGAGCTTATCGATGCCGGATTGCATCGAATCATCGTAGGCACACAAGCGATTACCAACCCAGCTTTTCTAGACGAGTTAAGCAGCTTATATTGTAATGGCATTAAATGCTCGGATCATATTGTGGTGGCAATAGACGTTCTCGACGAAGTTATCAAATACTCCGGATGGATGGAAAGTTCTCCGGTAAAATTGATCGATTATATAGGTCGTTGCTTAGGTTTGGGATTCTTCCGCTTTTTGTGCACCGACATCAATAAAGATGGAAAATTGGGTGGAGCGGGCATCGACTTGTATAAAAAACTATTAGAGCATTCGCCCATAATCAAACTGATTGCGTCTGGTGGTATCAGTTCCATGGAAGATATCAAAGCGCTCGATGAACTCCGGATCGAAGCCTGCGTTGTAGGTAAGGCTATTTACGAAAATCGCATAAGTATAGATGAAATAAAGGAATGGAACCTACGCTCACTGATCAACTTTTAG